Sequence from the Acidobacteriota bacterium genome:
AGGCGAAATCCGCCAGCGCCTTCGCCGACTGGATGGCGGCCATGTCCTTGCCGGCGGCCATCTCCCGCCGGACGATGGCGCCTGTCGCCGCCATCATCCTCTGGAAAGCGCGGCCCTGGGCATGGCTGCAGTCGTCGGCGTGGCCGGGGACGAGCCGCACGTCTTCGGGCAGCAGGTCGAGCAGCCGGGCGGTGATCTCCGGATACCGTCGGATGTCGCCCGACTCGCCGTCGACGGACGGGAAGTGGACGCCCATGCAGAGGGCGCCGACGTAGGCCACTTTCGCCCGAGTGAACCAGACGACGATGTCGCTGTCGTCGTGGGCGCCCGGGAAGGCGGCGAGGCGGATCTCCTCGCCGTTGAAGTGCAGGGTGAGGCTATCGGTGAAGGTCACGGCGGGCAGGGCCTCGCGGGGCAGATCCAGAAAGGAGTACAGGCCGCTTTCGAAGCGCGTCCGCATGTTCCGGTGGGCGATGATCACCGCCTCCCTCCCGAGGGTGGCGTTCCCGCCCAGGTGCTCCGCGTGAGAGTGGGTACTGACGATGATCCGGGGCAGGCCCTTGCCGAAGGCCGCCACCGCCCGGGAGAGCGCGTCCACCGAATCCTCGTCCCCCGTATCCACCAGCAGGACGCCGTCGGCCCCTACCGAGGCGAGCACCTTGACGGGATAGCCGCCGCCGTCGATGGCGAGCTCGTACAGCCCTGCGGCGAGCGGGGTCACCTGATAGGCCCGCGGTGGCTCCTCCGCCCCAAGCGGCAGCGCAATCCACAGACAACAGACAGTCAGGACGAACGATCGAATCCACATGATCTTCCTCCCTCGGGCGAACGCGACGCCCGTTTGCAGCGCGGCCTGGCAATCCCGGCCGGTGGTTGGAGAGTATACGAAGGAGCGACGTGCGGTGTTGACGCCACCGATTTCCGGTCCGGCCGCCTCGTCCCGGCCGTTGCTCCGCTCGTCACCGCCCGGCCGTCAGCGCCTGGCAGAAAAATGACTTGATTTTGCCCGCTGCTCTGGCCACCATAATATTTCGGCAATCTTCCATACATTTCCCGGGAGGAAGCCTCATGCGTCAGACCGCGGGGATCGTGATCATTCTGCTGCTGGCCGGATTCGGCCTGTCCGTCGAGCCGGTGATGCCGCGCCACCCGGCGCCCTCGCCGGACGGCACGGTCATCGCCTTCTCTTGGCAGGGGGACATCTGGCTCGCGTCCGCCGCCGGTGGCGCCGCCCGACGGCTCACCGCCAACCCGGGCTACGACGGACGACCCGTCTGGCTTCCCGGCGGCACCGGGCTGGCCTTCACTTCGAACCGCGACGGCGGCGACGACGCGTATATTTTGGACGTGGCCGCCGGCACCACCCGCCGACTGACTCACCACGAGGCGGCCGACACCGTCATGGGCGGCCTCGGCGCCGACGTGGTGTTCACTTCGGCCCGCTTCGACGCGTTCGACCGGATGCCGGCGATTTACCGCATCCCCGTCGCCGGCGGCACCGAGTCGCTGCTGGCGCGGGTGCTGGCGCTGGAGGCGGTGCCGTCACCCGACGGCCGCCGGCTGGCCCTGGTGCGGGGCGGCACCCCGGCCCAGCGGCGCCACTACCGCGGCTCCGCCAGCCGGGACCTGTGGCTGCTGGAGCTCAACGGCCAGAAACTGGAGCGGCTCACCGACACGCCGTGGGACGAGGACGGCGTTTCCTGGGCCGGCAACGATGCCCTGGTGTTCCGCTCCGACAACGGCGGACCCGACCGCAATCTGTTCCGGCTGGATCTGGCCAGCCGTGCGCAGATCCCGCTCACCCGGCACACCGGCGCCGACGTGCGCGCCCCGCGCTGCTCGGCCGACGGCCGGCTGGTGGCGTATGAGTTCTGGGACGCCCTGTACACCGTCGCGGCCGCCGGCGGCGCCGAGCCGCGCCGGCTGACGCTGGACGTGCCCGCCGACTCGCTGCTCCCCGCCGTGGAGCGGAAAACGTACACC
This genomic interval carries:
- a CDS encoding peptidase S41, yielding MRQTAGIVIILLLAGFGLSVEPVMPRHPAPSPDGTVIAFSWQGDIWLASAAGGAARRLTANPGYDGRPVWLPGGTGLAFTSNRDGGDDAYILDVAAGTTRRLTHHEAADTVMGGLGADVVFTSARFDAFDRMPAIYRIPVAGGTESLLARVLALEAVPSPDGRRLALVRGGTPAQRRHYRGSASRDLWLLELNGQKLERLTDTPWDEDGVSWAGNDALVFRSDNGGPDRNLFRLDLASRAQIPLTRHTGADVRAPRCSADGRLVAYEFWDALYTVAAAGGAEPRRLTLDVPADSLLPAVERKTYTADAEEIVPSPDGKQVALIVAGDVFVVARWPKDAASVAPAPTVRVTTTPARERHVAWSPDGKGLVYASDRDGQLDLYSARPAGR
- a CDS encoding MBL fold metallo-hydrolase: MWIRSFVLTVCCLWIALPLGAEEPPRAYQVTPLAAGLYELAIDGGGYPVKVLASVGADGVLLVDTGDEDSVDALSRAVAAFGKGLPRIIVSTHSHAEHLGGNATLGREAVIIAHRNMRTRFESGLYSFLDLPREALPAVTFTDSLTLHFNGEEIRLAAFPGAHDDSDIVVWFTRAKVAYVGALCMGVHFPSVDGESGDIRRYPEITARLLDLLPEDVRLVPGHADDCSHAQGRAFQRMMAATGAIVRREMAAGKDMAAIQSAKALADFASFESSYVTCDAMIQSWYFALREGRPDMTGKPRPYGQIHAALKEKGVEAAVAVYQELKTRQADRYLFEARTPMFIGRILIYKGEDAAAARFLELCIAESPGSDAACRSHGALGRLCAKAGDRAAAVRHFQTYLAGYPNDAGVRKQMLELQEQPQPTP